A window of the Brumimicrobium sp. genome harbors these coding sequences:
- a CDS encoding ABC transporter permease — MAKISLDYPINMQRFLPHRKPMLMVDFVTYITKEIIHTNFKIDADNVFIENGCFNETGVIENAAQTCSGIVGWPHFEKQNYDENYRVEGFISKIQKAEIFSLPPVGAIIETKGELVTMHPVENLYNCKMDCSTYCNGEKIAHCMFTLIIIP; from the coding sequence ATGGCAAAAATAAGTTTGGATTATCCTATCAATATGCAACGTTTTTTACCACATAGAAAACCAATGCTAATGGTGGATTTTGTGACTTATATCACTAAAGAGATTATCCATACAAACTTTAAAATTGACGCTGACAATGTTTTTATTGAAAATGGCTGCTTTAATGAAACAGGGGTGATAGAAAATGCTGCTCAGACATGCTCTGGTATCGTAGGTTGGCCTCATTTTGAAAAACAAAATTACGATGAAAATTATCGAGTTGAAGGGTTTATTTCTAAAATTCAAAAAGCAGAAATATTCTCCCTTCCACCTGTAGGAGCAATTATAGAAACAAAAGGCGAATTAGTTACTATGCACCCTGTCGAGAATCTATATAACTGTAAAATGGATTGCAGTACTTACTGTAACGGCGAAAAAATTGCGCATTGCATGTTTACTCTGATTATTATTCCTTAA
- a CDS encoding dialkylresorcinol condensing enzyme DarA: MKRNVLVIYYTQTGQLKEIADNLCMPFVGSNNYNIDYYQIKPVQDYTFPWKSKDFYNAFPESFRQIPIPIHHPEDEILNKEYDLVILAYQIWFLTPSIPFTSFMKSPFAEKLLKGKKVITVVGCRNMWAKAQEKVKGFIKNVGGVLVGQIALVDKHLNHVSVVTIAHWMMGGKKDKKYGIFPLPGVSDSDIKNSSKFGELILEAANKDNYHDLQNNIIDNGGTPCTPFIIFMDETANKMFTKWSNFILKSNSNRALKVTFFKIYLLTAIWIISPIVYILFLMAYPLRINKTKKKRLYYTGVV, encoded by the coding sequence ATGAAAAGAAACGTTTTGGTTATATATTATACACAAACTGGTCAACTTAAAGAGATTGCAGACAATCTTTGTATGCCCTTTGTTGGATCAAATAATTATAACATTGACTATTATCAAATAAAACCTGTTCAAGACTATACATTTCCTTGGAAGAGTAAGGATTTTTATAATGCATTTCCAGAATCTTTTCGACAAATTCCAATACCTATCCATCATCCTGAAGATGAAATCCTCAATAAGGAATACGATTTAGTGATTTTAGCTTATCAAATATGGTTTCTAACTCCATCTATTCCATTTACTTCATTTATGAAATCTCCTTTTGCAGAAAAATTATTAAAAGGAAAGAAAGTCATCACTGTAGTAGGTTGTAGAAACATGTGGGCAAAAGCGCAAGAAAAGGTCAAAGGCTTTATAAAGAATGTAGGTGGTGTTTTAGTAGGGCAGATTGCATTGGTGGACAAGCACTTGAATCACGTGAGTGTAGTAACCATCGCACATTGGATGATGGGAGGGAAGAAAGATAAAAAATATGGTATTTTTCCTTTACCAGGAGTTTCCGATTCCGATATTAAGAACTCGTCTAAATTTGGAGAGTTAATATTGGAAGCTGCAAATAAAGATAATTATCATGATTTGCAAAACAATATAATTGATAATGGAGGTACTCCTTGTACACCATTTATTATCTTTATGGATGAAACAGCTAATAAGATGTTCACAAAATGGTCTAACTTTATTTTGAAAAGTAATTCAAATAGAGCATTAAAAGTGACATTTTTTAAGATATATTTGCTAACTGCGATATGGATAATTTCACCTATCGTATATATTTTGTTCTTAATGGCATATCCGTTAAGAATTAATAAAACTAAAAAGAAAAGACTGTACTATACAGGAGTTGTGTAG
- a CDS encoding 4'-phosphopantetheinyl transferase superfamily protein, producing MNKIEVNTDHIIYYWEDIDYPNKVANASKQEVERDEILKKIQHYFPGAIVKHQNGGPAIIKNSKFLNISISHSQGLYAIYLSNENIGIDIQRYKGELSKGRNYFINEREECFLSDEQALYLIWSAKEAFYKKMGGEIPDLKNNVTILSIQTPIKQIVLEHDNKLYKLSYLESKQFVLMWTLN from the coding sequence ATGAATAAGATTGAAGTAAATACAGACCACATTATTTATTATTGGGAAGATATAGATTATCCAAATAAAGTTGCGAATGCTTCAAAACAGGAGGTGGAAAGAGATGAAATACTTAAAAAAATACAACACTATTTTCCCGGAGCTATTGTAAAACATCAAAACGGAGGCCCTGCCATTATAAAGAATTCAAAATTTTTAAATATTTCAATTTCACATAGTCAAGGCTTATATGCTATTTATTTATCCAATGAAAACATAGGTATTGATATTCAGCGTTACAAGGGGGAATTATCGAAAGGACGAAATTATTTTATAAATGAACGAGAAGAGTGTTTTTTGAGTGATGAGCAGGCCTTATATTTAATATGGTCAGCAAAAGAGGCTTTCTATAAAAAGATGGGAGGAGAGATTCCAGATTTAAAAAATAATGTAACTATTTTGAGTATTCAGACTCCAATAAAACAAATAGTGCTAGAGCATGATAATAAACTTTATAAACTCTCGTATTTAGAATCAAAACAATTTGTGTTGATGTGGACATTAAATTAG
- a CDS encoding BtrH N-terminal domain-containing protein yields MNKLEFTHHQSAHCENGVTSNLFKYNGIDVSEPMAFGIGSGIFFIYIPFLRVNQAPAVSYRPMPGIIFSRTAKRLGIEYKREKFSNPEKSFEALDRNLEKGIVTGLQVGVFYLRYLPDYYRFHFNAHNIAVYGKQGDDYLVSDPVMETTNIMTKRELERARFAKGVFAPKGHMYYPISFPKELDFPKAIKRGITQTINHMQAPVPFVGVNGIDFVANKIPYWLKHDGKKKTNHYLAQIIRMQEEIGTGGGGFRFVYAAFLQEAMDYLNKPELNEFSERMTAIGDDWREFALRASRLCKNRDKSDEGYQDISVLMHGIADKERQFYKDLKKII; encoded by the coding sequence ATGAATAAACTAGAGTTTACACATCATCAGTCGGCGCATTGTGAGAATGGCGTGACGTCTAATCTATTTAAGTACAATGGAATTGATGTCAGTGAGCCTATGGCTTTTGGAATAGGATCTGGAATTTTCTTTATTTACATTCCCTTTTTGCGTGTAAATCAAGCTCCAGCGGTAAGCTATCGTCCTATGCCGGGAATTATTTTCTCGCGTACAGCTAAACGTTTAGGGATAGAATATAAACGTGAGAAGTTCTCCAATCCTGAAAAATCATTTGAAGCGCTAGATAGAAACCTAGAGAAAGGTATTGTAACAGGTTTACAAGTGGGAGTTTTCTATTTACGTTATTTACCAGATTATTATCGTTTCCACTTCAATGCGCATAATATTGCTGTTTATGGAAAGCAAGGGGATGATTATTTAGTGAGTGATCCAGTCATGGAAACTACGAATATCATGACTAAACGAGAATTAGAGAGAGCTCGTTTTGCCAAAGGTGTATTTGCTCCTAAAGGTCACATGTATTACCCCATTTCTTTCCCAAAGGAACTGGATTTCCCGAAGGCAATTAAGCGAGGAATTACACAGACAATTAATCACATGCAAGCACCTGTACCTTTTGTAGGTGTTAACGGAATCGATTTCGTTGCTAATAAAATTCCATATTGGCTGAAGCATGATGGTAAAAAGAAAACGAATCATTATTTGGCTCAAATCATACGTATGCAAGAGGAGATTGGCACTGGAGGAGGAGGTTTTAGATTCGTCTATGCTGCATTCCTTCAAGAAGCTATGGATTATCTAAATAAACCTGAATTAAATGAATTTTCAGAGCGTATGACAGCCATTGGGGATGATTGGAGGGAGTTTGCTTTGCGTGCTTCACGTTTATGCAAAAATAGAGATAAGAGTGATGAGGGATATCAAGATATATCCGTGTTAATGCACGGCATTGCTGATAAAGAACGTCAGTTTTATAAAGATTTAAAGAAAATCATATAA
- a CDS encoding beta-ketoacyl-ACP synthase III: MNKVYITKTSNFLPNPPISNEEMEEVLGLLNGSSRVKRIILRNNGILTRYYAINKKGEITHTNAEITYEAVKRLFDSRFQMKDAQILSVGTTTPDQLLPSHAAMVHGLMGLNSNLEINSVSGACSAGMAAFKYGFMSVYAGLSDNAIVAGSERTSTWMSQDKFEDELLIAESLEKTPILSFQKEFIRWMLSDGAGAFLLENKPNPDSELNIEVEWVDGQSFANEIETCMYAGADKMEDGEFIPWSHYPSNEWSEHSIFALKQDVKLLDKNIISKGVESLGNVMRKHNLKGEDITYFLPHISSYFFKDKLLDGILEAGLNISKDKFFSNLDRVGNVGAGSIFLMFDELLNSGKLKKGDKILLSVPESARFNYVYSLLTVV, translated from the coding sequence ATGAATAAAGTTTATATTACAAAGACATCGAATTTTTTGCCAAATCCTCCCATTTCAAATGAGGAAATGGAAGAAGTATTGGGACTTCTCAACGGTTCTAGTAGAGTAAAACGCATTATCTTGAGGAATAATGGGATTCTTACTAGGTATTATGCTATAAATAAAAAAGGAGAAATTACACATACGAATGCTGAAATTACATACGAAGCAGTAAAGAGATTGTTTGACTCGCGATTTCAAATGAAAGACGCTCAAATATTATCGGTAGGTACAACAACCCCTGATCAATTATTGCCTTCACATGCAGCTATGGTTCATGGACTCATGGGACTGAATTCTAATTTGGAAATCAATTCAGTGTCGGGGGCTTGTTCTGCGGGAATGGCTGCATTCAAATATGGATTTATGTCTGTTTATGCGGGACTTAGCGATAATGCAATAGTAGCAGGGTCTGAACGTACATCTACATGGATGTCACAAGACAAATTTGAAGATGAGTTATTGATCGCTGAGTCATTAGAAAAAACACCTATCCTTTCTTTTCAGAAAGAATTTATTCGTTGGATGCTATCTGATGGAGCAGGTGCTTTTTTATTGGAAAACAAGCCAAATCCTGATAGCGAATTAAATATTGAAGTAGAATGGGTGGATGGTCAATCATTTGCGAATGAGATAGAGACATGCATGTATGCTGGTGCTGATAAAATGGAAGATGGAGAATTTATTCCATGGAGCCATTATCCTTCTAATGAGTGGAGTGAACATTCTATTTTCGCATTGAAACAAGATGTGAAATTATTAGATAAAAATATTATTTCCAAAGGCGTTGAGAGTCTCGGTAATGTGATGAGAAAACACAACCTGAAAGGGGAGGATATTACGTATTTTTTACCTCATATATCTTCTTATTTTTTCAAGGATAAGTTACTGGATGGAATTTTAGAAGCAGGATTGAATATTTCAAAAGATAAATTTTTCTCTAACTTGGATAGAGTAGGAAATGTTGGCGCAGGTTCTATCTTTTTAATGTTTGACGAACTATTGAATTCAGGGAAATTGAAGAAAGGTGATAAGATATTATTATCTGTTCCTGAAAGCGCTCGATTTAATTATGTATATTCTTTATTAACTGTAGTATAA
- a CDS encoding ABC transporter ATP-binding protein, translating into MSLSIHIENLSQQYPGVDFKVLENFSLDIQKGSIFGLLGPNGSGKTTLISILTGLLPLQHGKVTIEGYDLVRDIRKIRHIMGMVPQEYAIYPKLTAKENLEFFGSLYGVKGKDLKSRIEQGMESMGLTDFADRKIESFSGGMKRRINLLAGLLHRPQLLFLDEPTVGVDVNSKQFIINYLEELNQKEGVSIFYTSHMMHEAQTFCTHLGLLNQGVISFTGTTQEILDMHENKMSLEEIFVENTKNV; encoded by the coding sequence GTGAGTTTGAGTATTCATATAGAGAATCTTTCACAACAATATCCAGGCGTTGATTTTAAGGTCTTGGAGAATTTTTCTTTGGATATACAAAAAGGATCCATTTTCGGGCTATTAGGACCTAATGGCTCAGGAAAAACAACACTTATTTCTATTCTGACAGGTTTATTACCTCTCCAGCATGGAAAGGTAACTATTGAAGGATACGATTTGGTACGAGATATCCGTAAAATCCGCCATATAATGGGAATGGTACCACAGGAATACGCTATTTACCCAAAACTAACAGCTAAAGAGAATCTAGAGTTTTTTGGAAGCTTATACGGTGTAAAAGGAAAGGATTTAAAAAGTCGTATCGAGCAAGGAATGGAAAGCATGGGTTTAACTGATTTTGCAGATCGAAAAATTGAATCATTTTCAGGAGGTATGAAGCGTAGAATCAATCTATTAGCTGGTTTGTTGCATAGACCTCAGTTGTTATTCTTAGATGAACCTACTGTAGGAGTAGATGTGAATTCTAAACAGTTTATTATCAATTACCTCGAAGAATTAAATCAAAAAGAAGGAGTAAGTATCTTCTATACATCTCACATGATGCATGAAGCACAAACTTTTTGCACACACCTCGGTCTCTTAAATCAAGGAGTTATAAGCTTTACAGGTACAACTCAAGAGATTTTAGATATGCACGAAAATAAGATGTCTTTAGAAGAAATATTTGTAGAAAACACAAAGAATGTTTAA
- a CDS encoding acyl-CoA thioesterase: MKRKSTLPKIVEHLTTTYESYVSFHDADPLGIAWHGNYVKFFEKGREAFGRKHKLDYGSIYDNGFSTPIVHLSCDYKVTLKYAEYFKVVTSIEKTSTAKVIMHYQVFNKDGLLACEGKTIQVFVDLKGELALYSPQFYEDWKKKVNY; the protein is encoded by the coding sequence ATGAAAAGAAAGTCAACCTTGCCTAAGATCGTAGAGCATCTTACAACTACTTACGAATCTTACGTTTCATTTCACGATGCAGACCCACTAGGTATTGCATGGCATGGGAATTATGTGAAATTCTTTGAGAAGGGTAGAGAGGCTTTTGGACGTAAACACAAATTGGATTATGGTAGTATATACGACAATGGTTTTTCGACTCCTATTGTACATCTATCTTGTGATTATAAAGTAACCTTGAAATATGCGGAATATTTTAAAGTGGTAACCTCTATTGAAAAAACATCTACAGCTAAAGTGATTATGCATTATCAAGTATTTAACAAGGATGGTCTCTTAGCTTGTGAAGGAAAAACAATTCAAGTTTTTGTTGATTTGAAGGGAGAATTAGCCTTATATTCACCCCAATTTTACGAAGACTGGAAAAAGAAAGTGAATTATTAG
- a CDS encoding beta-ketoacyl-[acyl-carrier-protein] synthase family protein, producing the protein MHKRIAITGMGMVSSIGMSVEENLQSLLAIKNGISRIENVPTRLADSILVGEIKKTNEELIQQLGIPKLNDYSRTAMLGRIAIQEAIQCAGLTKDDLSSIGFINSTSVGGMDVIEQYYKEFQVNEEHRHYIDVHDAGSNTELIAQDLGIEGYVTTISTACSSAANAIMMGARLIEAGRIDKVIVGGMDALCKFTMNGFNTLMILSDTYNQPFDDNRKGLNLGEGAAYLILESDKSVQERGAKAIAYLAGYANSNDAFHQTASSENGEGAYLAMKEALAISGLSVSDIDYVNVHGTATPNNDLSEGRAMIQLFGDHVPPFSSTKPFTGHTLATAASVEAIYSIFALQKGIILPNLNFQTKMQEFDLIPETQISEKKINAVMSNSFGFGGNCSSLIFCN; encoded by the coding sequence ATGCATAAAAGAATTGCCATAACAGGAATGGGAATGGTTTCTTCCATTGGAATGAGTGTGGAAGAAAATCTCCAATCTTTATTGGCAATAAAAAATGGTATTTCTCGAATAGAGAACGTTCCAACACGTCTAGCAGATTCTATTCTCGTTGGAGAGATTAAGAAAACAAACGAAGAATTAATTCAACAACTAGGAATACCAAAGTTGAATGATTACTCGCGAACAGCTATGCTAGGCCGTATCGCTATCCAAGAGGCTATTCAATGTGCAGGACTCACCAAAGACGATTTATCATCCATAGGCTTTATCAATTCTACCAGTGTAGGTGGAATGGATGTCATTGAACAGTATTATAAAGAATTCCAAGTTAATGAGGAACATCGCCATTATATTGATGTACATGATGCAGGTAGTAATACAGAATTGATTGCTCAAGATTTAGGTATCGAGGGCTACGTTACAACGATTAGTACTGCTTGCTCATCAGCAGCGAATGCTATTATGATGGGAGCTAGACTTATTGAAGCTGGACGTATAGATAAAGTGATTGTTGGAGGAATGGATGCCTTGTGTAAATTCACTATGAATGGATTTAATACTTTGATGATTCTTTCCGACACCTATAACCAACCTTTTGATGATAATCGGAAAGGACTGAATTTAGGAGAAGGTGCAGCATACTTGATTTTAGAATCTGATAAATCTGTACAAGAAAGAGGGGCCAAGGCAATAGCCTATTTAGCAGGATATGCTAATTCCAACGATGCTTTCCATCAAACAGCTTCTTCGGAAAATGGAGAAGGTGCTTATTTAGCAATGAAGGAAGCTTTAGCAATCTCAGGATTGAGCGTAAGCGATATTGACTATGTCAATGTGCATGGAACTGCTACGCCAAACAATGATTTGTCAGAAGGAAGAGCTATGATACAACTTTTTGGAGATCATGTGCCTCCATTTAGTTCTACAAAGCCATTTACAGGTCACACGCTAGCTACAGCTGCAAGTGTGGAGGCGATTTATAGTATTTTTGCCCTTCAAAAAGGAATCATTTTACCAAACTTGAATTTTCAAACAAAAATGCAAGAGTTTGATTTAATTCCTGAAACACAAATTAGTGAGAAAAAGATTAATGCAGTGATGTCAAACTCCTTCGGATTTGGAGGTAATTGCTCGAGTTTAATATTCTGTAATTAA
- a CDS encoding 3-oxoacyl-ACP synthase, with amino-acid sequence MEHQITQYCRIRNQQIHLNGKEIFHGEQTEFLDFIKAAYKEFTGDYPKFYKMDPLCKLSLVMGSLMLDNIGESLDSNTALLLSNKSSCIDIDREHQKNIDEDGIAGARPGNFVYTLPNIALGEISIKYSLRSENSFFIFDHFNPSFMIDYARIMIDLGKCTSVLGGWLEVNGNSYDGFMFLIEPKEGLALTEENLLNLYD; translated from the coding sequence ATGGAACATCAAATTACTCAATATTGCCGTATTCGTAATCAGCAAATTCACCTGAATGGAAAAGAGATATTCCATGGCGAACAAACAGAGTTTTTAGACTTTATCAAAGCTGCATATAAAGAATTCACAGGGGATTATCCAAAATTCTACAAAATGGATCCTTTGTGTAAATTATCGCTGGTAATGGGAAGCTTAATGCTGGATAATATAGGAGAGAGTCTTGATTCAAATACTGCCTTGCTCTTGAGTAATAAATCTTCTTGCATTGATATAGATAGAGAGCATCAAAAGAACATAGATGAAGATGGAATAGCGGGAGCTCGCCCTGGAAATTTCGTTTATACACTTCCAAATATTGCATTGGGTGAAATTAGTATCAAATATAGCTTGAGAAGTGAGAATTCTTTTTTTATATTTGACCACTTCAATCCATCTTTTATGATTGATTATGCCCGTATAATGATTGATTTGGGGAAATGCACATCAGTTTTAGGAGGATGGTTAGAAGTAAATGGTAATTCCTACGACGGCTTTATGTTTTTAATTGAACCCAAAGAAGGACTTGCTTTAACTGAAGAAAATTTATTAAATTTGTACGATTAA
- a CDS encoding beta-ketoacyl synthase, whose amino-acid sequence MNNSQRHISVFTGGGECFTPMGISLSENVEGIKKGESGIHLHSDSNLAETEFQGAIIYKTVLDKEFSQIAYQGEFTTLEKMLLVTIHRLLPTFQTKLNKRCGLILSTTKGNIESLENDSSVSYYLQDLAQKIAATIGIQSPPIVLSNACVSGIMAISVAKRLIQAGTYDHFLVIGGDLFSRFVFSGFQAFQAVSSQPCKPYDKNRDGITLGEAAAVMFISKEQKNFAHPYEIVGDGSVNDANHISGPSRTGEGLYQSIQSALIEANIDASLIDCISSHGTATMYNDEMEAQAFNRSNLQETPVTSLKPCFGHTLGAAGLLETVISLRFADENLVPPNFNFQEHGLTLPLNVNMHLLPKETNYILKTASGFGGSNTAVIFKKVK is encoded by the coding sequence ATGAACAATTCTCAACGACATATTTCTGTTTTTACCGGAGGAGGAGAATGTTTTACTCCTATGGGAATATCCTTATCTGAAAATGTGGAGGGGATTAAAAAAGGGGAGTCGGGGATTCACTTACATTCAGATTCGAATTTAGCAGAAACTGAGTTTCAAGGAGCCATCATCTATAAGACAGTTTTAGATAAGGAATTTAGCCAAATTGCTTATCAGGGAGAATTTACCACTCTTGAAAAGATGTTACTTGTCACTATTCATCGCTTACTTCCTACTTTTCAGACTAAATTAAATAAACGATGTGGCTTAATTTTGTCAACCACTAAAGGAAATATAGAGTCCTTAGAAAACGATTCCTCAGTTTCTTATTATTTACAAGATTTAGCTCAAAAGATAGCTGCTACGATAGGAATTCAAAGTCCTCCAATTGTTTTATCCAATGCATGTGTCTCTGGAATTATGGCGATTTCTGTAGCTAAGCGTTTGATACAAGCTGGAACCTATGATCATTTCTTAGTGATTGGTGGAGATTTATTCTCTCGTTTTGTGTTTTCAGGTTTTCAAGCCTTCCAAGCGGTGAGTTCACAACCTTGCAAGCCCTACGATAAAAATCGCGATGGAATTACTTTAGGTGAAGCTGCTGCAGTCATGTTTATCTCTAAGGAACAGAAGAATTTTGCACATCCTTATGAAATTGTAGGAGATGGTTCGGTGAATGATGCTAACCATATTTCCGGTCCATCCAGAACTGGTGAAGGACTTTATCAAAGTATTCAAAGTGCACTCATAGAAGCGAATATAGATGCCTCTTTGATTGATTGTATTTCATCTCACGGTACAGCCACTATGTACAACGATGAAATGGAAGCTCAGGCTTTTAATCGCTCCAACTTACAAGAAACCCCAGTTACAAGTTTAAAACCGTGTTTTGGACATACCTTAGGAGCTGCTGGTTTGTTAGAAACAGTAATTTCTTTACGATTTGCAGACGAGAATTTAGTCCCACCAAATTTTAATTTTCAAGAGCATGGGTTAACTCTGCCCTTGAATGTGAATATGCACTTATTGCCAAAAGAAACTAACTATATATTAAAAACAGCATCTGGTTTTGGTGGTTCCAATACTGCGGTAATCTTTAAAAAGGTGAAATAA
- a CDS encoding phosphopantetheine-binding protein, with protein MEDLKRELKEKIIEALNLEDLTPDDIQDDSFLFGEGLGLDSIDALELIIILDKDYGIKLTDSKDGKKIFESINTMAEYIAANRTK; from the coding sequence ATGGAAGACTTAAAAAGAGAATTAAAAGAAAAAATCATTGAGGCATTAAATTTAGAAGACCTTACACCAGACGATATTCAAGATGATTCTTTCCTTTTTGGAGAAGGATTGGGATTGGATTCCATTGATGCACTAGAGTTAATTATTATTCTAGATAAGGATTATGGAATTAAATTAACAGATTCTAAAGATGGTAAGAAAATATTTGAATCCATCAACACAATGGCTGAGTACATTGCTGCAAATAGAACAAAATAA
- a CDS encoding ABC transporter permease has protein sequence MFKVYHAILKELILLKRDIFGLIIIFLMPVILILTITPIQYSIETKDDQSKISILLINNDKENLSKELLKQLEEENNIKFIEQINGQTLTETSGKEAIEQGKQKVLMIIPADFSKNAQLKIDQNIAKILSQVAPIFEGEISDEEIVVKEVQIFFDPIISESIKSDIRTNINRITSEMETAMIYKSFEREFEADLSFMMEDELIRFNEQTLDVDEDAIAPSPIQHNMPAWALFAMFLIVIPLSINMVKEKNQGTYVRLRTLPVRPIQLMASKIIVYLLVCMIQFYLMLLVSIYIFPLMDLPALEIEGKLVYLTIVAFFSGLAAVGFGVLIGTFAKTLEQAAPFGSTSVVVLAAIGGLWFPVYAMSESMQKVASISPMNWGLEAFYNVLLRDTNLVLLAPYLLFLSVFFIINILISIFYEKKVNLA, from the coding sequence ATGTTTAAGGTTTATCATGCCATATTGAAAGAATTGATTCTCTTGAAAAGAGATATTTTTGGATTGATTATCATCTTTCTAATGCCAGTTATTTTAATCTTAACCATTACACCCATTCAATATAGTATAGAGACTAAAGATGATCAATCAAAAATTTCTATTCTTCTGATTAACAATGATAAAGAAAATTTATCTAAAGAGTTACTAAAACAACTTGAAGAAGAGAATAACATCAAATTTATAGAGCAAATCAATGGACAAACTCTAACGGAAACATCCGGAAAAGAGGCTATTGAACAGGGGAAACAAAAAGTATTGATGATTATCCCAGCCGATTTCTCTAAGAATGCACAATTAAAAATAGATCAGAATATCGCAAAGATTCTCAGTCAGGTTGCACCTATTTTTGAAGGAGAGATAAGCGACGAAGAGATAGTTGTAAAGGAAGTTCAAATCTTCTTTGATCCTATTATTAGCGAAAGTATTAAGTCTGATATACGCACCAACATTAATCGCATAACCTCAGAAATGGAAACAGCCATGATTTATAAATCTTTTGAACGTGAATTTGAAGCGGATTTAAGTTTTATGATGGAAGATGAACTGATTCGATTTAACGAGCAAACGCTGGACGTAGATGAAGATGCAATTGCACCAAGCCCAATTCAGCATAATATGCCTGCATGGGCTTTATTTGCTATGTTTTTGATAGTTATTCCTTTGTCTATCAACATGGTTAAGGAAAAGAATCAGGGCACTTATGTGCGTTTACGTACGTTGCCCGTGCGCCCCATTCAATTAATGGCGAGCAAAATAATCGTATATCTTTTGGTGTGCATGATACAGTTCTATTTAATGTTATTGGTTAGTATCTACATATTTCCATTGATGGATCTACCTGCTTTAGAAATTGAGGGTAAATTAGTGTATCTGACTATTGTAGCATTCTTTTCTGGTTTAGCTGCTGTTGGGTTTGGAGTTTTAATAGGAACTTTCGCTAAAACGTTGGAGCAAGCAGCACCTTTCGGGTCCACATCTGTGGTAGTACTGGCTGCGATTGGAGGGCTTTGGTTTCCTGTTTATGCCATGTCTGAATCCATGCAAAAGGTAGCAAGTATATCGCCGATGAACTGGGGCTTGGAAGCTTTTTATAACGTACTTTTACGAGATACTAATTTGGTGCTTTTAGCTCCATACTTACTGTTTTTGTCCGTATTCTTTATAATCAATATCCTAATTTCTATTTTCTATGAAAAGAAAGTCAACCTTGCCTAA